A stretch of Sulfuricaulis sp. DNA encodes these proteins:
- the secE gene encoding preprotein translocase subunit SecE encodes MTADKLKLILAVLIVAGGIGGFYYFGDKPDLIRVAVMLAAVVLAVIFVAQTEFGRNAWEFTKGSRLEIRKVIWPTRKETMQVTLIVFVMVILVAVYMWVIDWGLHKIVRVVTG; translated from the coding sequence GTGACAGCGGATAAACTGAAATTAATTCTCGCGGTGCTGATAGTGGCAGGCGGCATCGGGGGATTCTATTACTTTGGCGACAAACCGGATCTGATCCGGGTGGCCGTCATGCTGGCGGCTGTCGTGCTGGCGGTGATTTTCGTTGCGCAAACGGAATTTGGACGCAACGCCTGGGAATTCACGAAGGGTTCGCGGCTTGAAATTCGCAAGGTGATCTGGCCGACCAGAAAGGAAACCATGCAGGTGACATTGATCGTTTTTGTCATGGTCATTCTGGTGGCCGTATATATGTGGGTGATCGATTGGGGCCTGCACAAGATAGTCCGAGTAGTCACGGGATAG